Below is a window of Picosynechococcus sp. PCC 7002 DNA.
TTCTGGGGCGACCTCTACCCTAATTTGGCGGCTAATCAGATCGCCGATGTCCAGCTCAAAAGCCATTATTCATCAATCTCCACATCGCGGTCAGTAATTTTGAATTTCACGTCTTGATCGATGTTGTATTCAGAATCGGGATTGTTGACAATTTCCTGGAATTTATCCCAAGCGGAAGCCCCATCCTCCAAGACTTCCTTGACGCGATCCTCAATTTCGTTCACATCATCTTCACCTCGGAGGGTGGCCGCTTTAATGAGGGAGACGCCATACATCAACTGGGGCAAATATTCGATCAGGATGTCATCGTCATCAAATTCATAGCCTTTGTAGGAAATTTTGTCGGAGTCAAGAAAATTAGCCAGAGTGTAATTGTTATCGCCTGATTTTTTGAGGGTAAAAGATGTATCGATATCCCTTCTTTTTTGCTTGGTTTTGAACCCAAGGAATTCAGTCGTGGCCATGATTAAATCCTGGGCTACGGCCACCATCACTTTTAATGATGTTAATTCTGTTCCCACCCGGACAAGGCCATTTGTTTGCACTGATTGATGGGTTGTGGTTAAGACTCCCTGCCCGTACAGCTCGGCAAAGGCTTCGGCGATATTCCGGAGCTGAATGGTTTGTTTTTGGTTCCCTGATTGAGTCAAATCATTGTCTGTGACTTCGATACTCACCGGAAATTCTCCCACTAAAGCATCAAGCTGTTTTGTTAGCCACAGGATGAACTGGGGGATGCTTTCTACTTCAGTTTCTCCCTTGAGGTTGTCATCTCCTAGTAACGATTTAGGCAGCTTTCCAGGGAAATCTGGGACGCCTGTCACTTTGGCGATCGCCTCCAAATCATTCCCCAAGTTGTCCAGGTCATCCTTAATATCGTCAAGCTTCTGGCGGTCATCATCACTAAAGTTTTTCTCTGGATCTTCCGCAGCAGACAGGGATCGACAAACCGCACTCCCAGCAGGGCCGCAGCTCAGGCCATAACCCCAAACATCCCCAGGTAAAGCCTCTACTCCCTCCCCAATATCCCGGCATAAGCTAACCAATTGTGGGAGCTGGGTCGAGGAGATTACCCGTAATGTTGACCCATTTTCAGCTACTGATTGCCGGATTTCTGTCGCCACCCCTCGCAGGGCTGCTACTCCCTCCCCAATATCCCGGCATAAGCTAACCAATTGTGGGAGTTGAGTCGAGGAAATTACCCGTAATGTTGACCCATTCTCGCTTACTGCTTGCCGGATTTCTGTCGCCACCCCTCGCAGGGCTGCTACTCCCTCCCCAATATCCCGGCATAAGCTAACCAATTGTGGGAGTTGAGTCGAGGAAATTACCCGTAATGTTGACCCATTCTCGCTTACTGCTTGCCGAATTTCGGCGGCCAAACTTCGGAGACTCGCCACATCGTCCCCCAATCCTCTAACTAGAGCTAAAACCTCCCCTATTTCTTCATTCGTTCGGCGAACCAAATCCCGCACCAGGCCAAAATATTCCTGGATCAGGGTTTGGATACTCCCAAAAAAACCATCAATAAAAGCCTTTTGAGAAGCAAACGCCCCATCTATAAAGGCCTGAATTCCATCAAAATACCCCCTGATAAATTCTTGGAGCGAATCAAAAAGCCCCTCAACTAAAGCCCGTTGGGCATTGATCGCCGCCACAATTGGATCGCGGATTAGGCTAACCAAAGATTCCACAATATTGGAAATTGCATCCCAAATACTGCTGATTCGCCCGTTTGTGCCCTCTAGCAAATCCTCGATCCGCCCCAATGCCGCCAACGCATCATCCAATTTTGAATCAAGGCCACTAATTCGACTATTTAAGCTGCTTAAACGATCTTCAATAGTGGATCTAAAGCTATCAATTTTCGATTCCAGGTCAGAGATATCACCTTTGGTTGCCAGCCCCGAAAGCGCCTCTAAAATTCTCCCCTCAAGGGCCGATATATCCGATTTTGTCGCCAGATTTGGACAAGACATTTAAAGGATGACCCCCGACAAAATCAGCAGTGAAATAATCACAAAAATCACAAACACCGTAAAGCAGCCCACATTCAAACAGCCCATAACACCCCTTAAAGTAAATCTGGATCAGTTAAATCATTCGCTCCAACAAAATTAAATTGCAAGGTGTACAGCTCGCGAGCCGAAATCGAACTGGCTGACAAAATAGTAGGCGAAAGATTAACCCGACTAACTCTTAAGGTTCGCGATTGATTTTCTAAATCTTGCTGATTAAATAAAACGCCGCTCACCTGGGAGAAATCAATCTGTGTTGAATAAAAAAGCCTCAACAATATCCAAAAAAACGGCTCAATTGCGTTTCTTGGGTCATCCCACTTTGGCAACCCAGCAGCCTCTAATTTGGCATTGAGATCCGCGATGTTAAAAGTGATTGTTGACGGGGAAAATTGTCCCCCAAAGTCCTGTAGAGTAAGCGCCATTAAATTAAGTCCTCCGAATAAAAGAATCAATCGCCGTCCCACTGTTCGGCCCATAGCAACACACCCGACCGCCCCCGCATTCCAATTCGCAGCACGTTTCCGGCGGACATTTGCGCTCATCGCATTGAAAGGCTATTTGCTCTCCGTTGTAGGGGCAAATATCAGCTAATACGCCCCTTGGTCGGTTATTTCCAGGCATTGCAACGGCTCAACTGCGGGACATTCATCATAAATTAATTCTTGTGTTGTGTTGTCTGTGTAGGTGATAGTTAGAATGCAATTACCTGGGGAAGAATAATAGAGACGCCCAGACCCTAATTGCCTAAAGGGGCCGCCATTAAAACTTATTTCTCCCCAGTTGCAATTGTGTTTATGGAATTTTCTACAATTCACCGTTCCACTATGGCCGCTTGCAGCCCCTCCACGAGTATTTTCTAGAGAAAATCCCTCGCTTAGAGTCTGTAACCCTGTTGTGTTGCTAATTCCAGATTGAGAGAAAAGGCTAGGGTGAAAAACATTGATGTCTGGTGCATTTGTGGACTGTAAACAAATAGGTTGTTGTAAAGCTGCATTGTAAGAAAACATCCCATTTGCTACTAATAAAGGGCCTGTAGGTAACTGCTCTGTCTCCCATGATTGGATCTCTTTTGGGGCAGTCCAGGGCGATCCATTGATTAGCAGCCCCTTGGTTTTTACGTCGTGGCAGATGGGGGGATTAAGGCTTAAGATTTCCCGGCGGTTAACGCTGTTCGGGTTAACAATCACATAAGCGCGACTTGCGCCGCTACAATCACAAGTCGCCATTATTTACCTCCCGGTTCATCCGCAGCAGGATAGAGCGTTCTTTCAATAGTTGGTTATAAACCCGATCAATCGTCCAATCCATTTCCTCAGCAAGGCGATAAAGCAGCCTAGCTCTGGGGCGATAGTGATAGGGTTTGTACCCCCTTCTTCTGACTCTTTGCAAGGCCCGCTTGGAATTTGTCCCCAGTAAAGGGTACAAAACCAAATCGCCATATTTATCCATGCCTATACAGTCAATTAATTATCACAATGATAACCAAGGAATTAAATTCCCGTTTTTTTTAACTGCGTACTACGCAGAGACCTAGTTTAACGATAGTACGTGACACTAACAGGTTCGATTGCTAGAGTTTAGACAACACAAGCTTTCTAGCGTTTTTGGGATGAATCGCTAGGGACTATTTGAGGATTTTTTTCATGGCTTTAACGTTCTTTGAAAGTTCCGTGAGCGCAGGGGCATCTAACGGGGTTCCCGCTGGTTTGTTTTTACCGATCGCCGATTTGCCTGGGGTAGTTGCGGGGGAGTTTGCTGACAGCGAGACCCAAGCCACTAAGGAAAGCAAAGCAGCTCTCGCCATTGCCAACGCGATCCATACCTATGTTTCCGCCAACAGCGCCGACATTGTGGGCATGACTTCCACGCGGGCTAAGGCTTCTGTTTCCGACAGCTTGGATAACCTGACTTATTCCTTTGCTTGCCAATACATTGCCGATTTAGAAACTGAGACGGTGGGCCAGATCCCCTTGCCTGCTTCTGGGGCGAATTCCGGCATCGGCGGGTTCGCAATTGATGACCTTTTCGCCAATGCTGCCGAGGTTGCTGCTGAGGGCGCGATTTCTGGAGAAGGCGTCGTGATTCCCTACGCTGACCTGGCTGATTTTGGTGGTGCTGATCCGGCGGCGATCACCGGCGTTGATAACCGTGATTTCGTCGCGGCCATGATTCGTTCCATGCCCGATCTATTGCCGATTCGGACTGCTTCCGTTGCCTCTGGGGTGACCACTACTACCCGACCCGCAGGAACGACCTTTACCCTGGCACCTGCGGCCACCGCTGAGACTGACCCCACCACTGGGATCGCCGCAGCAGATTTACCTAAACTTGGTTTGCTTCAGTTCACGACTTCTTGGACGGTGCAAGTTGCCCTTGACCAAGCGGCCCAAACCTTCGACGTAAATGTAGTCACCCTTTAGGCTTAATCTCCGGTTTTAAAGGGGAATAAATTATTTATTTTGAGGTTTACAAATGGCTAGAAATCGTGAAACTGCAACGTTAGTATTCGTCACCATGCCTTTAGGTGGTGGTGAACTTAAATATGGCTTTCGTTCCCGCCTCCGGGATTCTCTCCGGGATAACTTTGGGCAAACGGTGATCGCCAATGGTGTTTCTATTCAAAATCTGGTGATTGGGGCAAACTCCCCGAAGCCGGCGCGGGCTTCCAGACGGACAGAGACCGGTTATGAGGGGTCTTATTGCTCCACAAATAGAATTGCGGCTTTAAGAGCAGATCGCTATTCGATCACTCGTGCCAAGCCCAGCAAAATTCAAGGGGGCAACCACTCGGATACCTATTTCGCCACGGTGAACGGGATCAAGGTTGCTTTTCTCTCCAATGCGCTGGATAGCGGCGGTCGAGGGGCCGCGGCTGGTTTCCCGTCTCAATATGGGGTACGGCTTGCGACTTCTGCAGATACTGGAGAGCTAGTCTATGGGGCAGAATTCCCGCGCCTGCCTAGCTACTCCTACGATCTGGAAGACGGATCCGTGTTTAGCTCCAAAACAGACCCCTCTCAGGCAAATGAACTGCTAAATAGTGGCGGTTTGTTTAAGGAGAAAGATGCTGGTTTTTACAACCAGGGGCACTTTGCGGCCCTCTATGGCGTAACGGCGAACTAACCCATGCTCATCCTTCCTGATAATCCTTTATTCAATTTGACATTGCAGACGGCGCGGCCCCCAGGCTGGCAAAACCACGCCTCAGAGGAAATTGCCTTTGTGGTGGATCATGCCACTGGGTTAATGCGCCCTGCGACTAGGGCCGAGATGATCGATTATGTCGAAGGGGGAGAGTATGACGAGCGCCTGGAGGCCATGGGAGAAGATGAATGGCAGTAGTTGATAGCTTTGGGGTTTGGGAAAATCTAGGGGTTGTGCGGCCTACCTTTGACTGGCAATTTTTACCACTTTTCACCAATTCCCCTACTACTGCCCTGAGAATCATCTATTTTTCGGAAGTCCCAGAAGCTGGGTTTAATGCCCAGCACCCCTGGGGTTATCTCCGGGGGGTTTACTTTTCGGGGTCTAGCTATTGGTTTGATCGGAATTGGCTCAGGCTTTACCCCAAGGATGAGCCGGAGATTTTGCAATATCCCTATCCTCCAGATTTGATGAATGATCCGCTTCCCCAGCGGCAATACCAAGTAAAGCTTTCTGATTCTCGGTATGCGCGGCGGCTGGCCATTGATCGCCGTTGGTCGTGTCAGCTCCTAGAAAAAATTGATAGCAATGTCACCTACCCCACCCAGGAGCCTGCTCCAGCACCCGCGTCTGAAACAACGCGCATTTTTAGGTTATTCCGAAGACAATGAGCTGCCCCCAGATTGCCACGAAAGAAGATATCGCAGCCCTTGAGGGTCGGTTGATCGAATCGCTCCACGCCAAAATCGAGGCGGAAATTTCTGCTCTAGAATCGCGGCTTGTGGGGACTGGGCAACAAGTGACGCTGGCAGAAATCAAACAGGTGATCGAGGACTCCATCAACCTGCCCTACGAACTGGAAATTACAACGATTCAACCGTGAACGAAATTACCCAACTTTTAGTCAACCTAACGATCCTTGTGGCGACAGTTTGGGGGGCGATCCGCGCCGGACTAAACATTTATAAGCATTGGCATTTACTAAAGAATCTCCCTGAAGAGATGGAGGAAGACCTAGGCGAAATCCACCGCCAACTAAACGCGATGTGGGGAAAGCTCGATCACCTCACCGAGCTAACCGATGCAAGGCTAGACCGCATGGAGCGGCAACTTAATTACTTGGCAGGGACGGTTCGGATCAGTCTTGAAAACTTGGAAGGGCGCCATGATTGAGAAAATTTTAAGCACAGCAAAATCACAAATCGGTTACCGGGAGAACCCTGCGGGGAGCAATCGCACAAAGTTCGGGCGCTGGTATGGCATGGACGGAAATCCATGGTGCGCGATGTTTACGAGCTGGGTTTATGCTGAGGCGGGTTTTCCCTTGCCGAAAATGCAGGACGGCGCCCCCAGCGGCGCGGCCTATTGCCCCTACATCGAAGGGTATGCGCGGCGGATCGGGCAATGGCACAAAACCCCACGGCCCGGAGATTTGGCGCTGTTTCATTTTGGCAATCGGTTGGCGGTTCACATTGGGATTGTTGAAAATATCTCAGGCGCAAAATTTAGCTCTATCGAGGGCAACACCTCAGCAGCCAGCAATGCCAATGGGGGCATGGTGCAAAGGCGATCGCGCAATGTCTCTCAGTGCCGGGGATTTTATCGGCCCATGGATATTCAGGCCCGCACAGGGAAGGATGCTTATTATCGGCTGATCCGGTTAAGACGCCCCTACATGGCAGGCCATGACGTGAGGGAGTGGCAAAAACAGGTAAATTTCTGGGGAATTTCTATCGAGATTGATGGAATTTACGGCCCGGAAAGTGAGAAAGTTTGCCGCACCTTACAAGAGAAATGGGGCCTTGAGGTGGACGGGGTGATCGGCCCAATTAC
It encodes the following:
- a CDS encoding peptidoglycan-binding domain-containing protein; protein product: MDGNPWCAMFTSWVYAEAGFPLPKMQDGAPSGAAYCPYIEGYARRIGQWHKTPRPGDLALFHFGNRLAVHIGIVENISGAKFSSIEGNTSAASNANGGMVQRRSRNVSQCRGFYRPMDIQARTGKDAYYRLIRLRRPYMAGHDVREWQKQVNFWGISIEIDGIYGPESEKVCRTLQEKWGLEVDGVIGPITWERTFKPSREV